The region GAGCAGCGAGATCGGCGCGGCGCGGCGCAGCCTGATCCATCGTCAGCTCGCACGCAGCCTGCGCCAGCAGGACGCCGAGCCGGGGCTGATCGCTGTTCATCTGGAGGAAGCCGGAGAGAAGGCAGCGGCGTGGCCCTACTGGAACGAGGCGGGCCGGGCCGCCCTGCGGGTCTTCGCCTATTCGGACGCTCTGGCCCATTTCGAGCGGGCGCAGCAGGCGCTCGACTGCCTCAGAGACGAGCAGGAACAGGCGCGGCAGACCTACGCGCTTCAGAGCGCGATCAGTGACATCTGGCGCACGCTGGGCGAGTCGTCGCCGCGTCTGGAGGCGCTGGGGCGCATGCGCGGGGCGGCGGCGCGGCTGGCCGATCCGGAGTTGCGCGGTGGCAGCGCGACCAGACTGGCGGTGTACCACACCGAGCACGGCGAATATCAGCAGGCGGTGGACGCAGCCGAGCGGGCGCTGCACGATCTGGGACCCCTGATCAGCCGTGAGCGGCAGGCGGCCCTGATGATCGAGCGCGGCGCGGCTTACGCGTGTCTGGAGCGCTACGCCGAGGCAGTAGACGCCCTGACCCCCGCCCTCGACCTGACGCGGGGCGCTCAACCCGCCCAGCATGCCAACGTGCTGTACTGGCTGGGCCACTGCGCCTTTGTGCAGGGCGACCTAGCGCAGGCGCGGACCATCTACGAGCAGGCCATGCATGACCTGCCTCCCGAAACCCCCACACGCGGGCGGGTGCTGACGCTGTGGCGGCTGGGTCAGGCCCAGTGCCGCCTGGGACAGTGGCACGCGGCCATCCGGAGTCTGGAAGAAGCCGACGCGACGGCGCTGCGGATCGGTGCCCTGCCGCTGAGGACGAGCTGTCTGACGGCGCTGGCCGAGGTATATCTGGAGGCAGGGCACCTCGGGCAGGCCACGGCGCACCTCGATCTGGCCGATACCCTGAACTCGCAGGATGCCGACGAACAGCTTGAGATCGCCGAGCTGCGCGGACGACTGCAACAGGCCCGGACAGCAGCAGCCCGCTACAGCAGCAGCTGAGCCACGCAACCACGGTACGGCGCAACAGGCCCCCTTCCGGTTTCGACTGCAACGCCCGTGCAACGCCCCTGCGCGTAGCGTCAGGCTGGAGGAACCGCGAATGGGTGACATGGACGGGCAGCCAGACGAAGGCGCAGCGTGCGACGGGATGGAAGACGACGTGGGGGCCGCCGCAGAGCAGCCGGGCGACCTGACCGACGCCATGTTGTATTCGGCCACCCTGAAAGTTCAGCTGTGGGTCAGTCCTGCGGGGCACACCCACGGATTCTCGGCGCGGATCATCGGGGCGACTGCTTTCCGAGCGGCAATTCAACGACCGTGAAGCCTTCGTGCGGTTCATCGAACGCCTCACCGACACACAGCCGGGTCTGCGGTGAGACGCAGGGCACCGCTGTCGCCGCTGATCTCGCTGCTGGCCCTGATGGTCGTGGGCAGCGCGGGGGCCGAGGGAACCTTTCAGGTGCGCTATTTCCTGCCGTCTGCACCGTGGTGGAGCGGCCTGAGCGCCGATCTGAGCTGGCGTGGCGAGCTGCTGGGCGGTCAGCTCGATGCCCGTGCCAGCGCGTCGGGACTTGAGCAGCAGTCGTTGAGTGCCACCTACACCCATGAGCGCACGGTGCTGCTGGCCCAGTACGACGGCTCTCAGACGCTGTACGGCACAGGGCTGAAATCCGACGTGACGGCGCTGGTCTTCGCGCAGCAGGGCTTCGAGGGAGGGGAGAGCGGCCTGCGTCAACTGTCGCTGACTGCCCTGTACAGTTCGTCCACCACGCCCAGCTACGCCTACCGGGTCCTGAGCGGCGACCTGAACGCGGGCGGCCAGTTCAGCCCTGAATGGAGCTGGACGCTGGGTGGCGGCCTCACCAGCAACGATTCGGGCCTGAGCGAGGCCTACACCGCCAGCAGCCTGAGTGAGCGGGTACGAGCGAGCGTCAGCGGCAAATTCGGGACCGAAGCTCCCTCGACCGTGTCGCTTCAGGGAAGCTGGGACGGCAGCCAGAGCCGCAGCGTCGACGGAGCCGGGACAGTGGTGGATGGCCCGACCAGCAGCCGTTTCGGGGTGAATGCCGCCGCGAGCACCCCACTCTCTGCTTTCGAAACCCTGAGCGGCAGCGCCCGCTACGACAGCTCGGGCGGCTACGGCGCGGATCTGAATCTGAACACCACGCGTCTGAGCGGCTGGACGCTGAGTGCGGGAACCACGCTGTACGGCCAGCAGGACAGCACCGATGCGGGCGGCAATCCGGTGACAGGCACGCCCGCTGCACTCGGCTGGACGGCCAGTCTCGTGCGTGCGCCGCAGCCCTGGGGTGTGCGCGTGGCCTACGCGGGCAACGGCGGCAGCAGTCCCAGCGAGCAGCTCGATATCGAGGCGCAGTACCAGCAGGGAAGTCTGGGCGTGCAGGTGGGCGGCGGCGTGACGCTGCGTCCGCTGACTACCACGGACGCAGCGAACTGGCTGCCCGCGTACCGTGCCAGCGTGGGCGCGAGTTTTCAGAGTGCGCCGCCTGCTCCGGGGATTCCGCCTGAACGTGCCGAGTCGCTCCAGGTGCAGCTGCGGCTGAGTGCGAGCGTCGCGCCGCTGCTCCTGGCCGACGGGACTGCCGACGAGCGTGCGGCGGGCAGCCTGAGCGGCAGCCTGAATTACACCAGCGGCCCCTACAGCCTGCAGTTTTCCTCCAGCCTGAGTTACAGCGGGTTCCTGACCGATCAGCCGTGGAGCGGCGAGGTGGGCCTTCAGGGACTGTACCGGGTGAGCGAGGCGCTGCAACTGAATGCCAGCGTGCGGTATCGGCCAGCCAGCAGTTCGGGCGTGCAGGCGGGTCTGGGCCTGAGGTACAGCTACTGATGCGCGGTCTATGCGGAGGCGATATGAACGAGGTTTTCCACCATCCGCCGGGGCTGCGGCAGCTCCTGAAATTCTGGCGGCAACTCCTGGCTGTCTGGGCCATGCTCATGGGACTGGCAGCGGCCCAGCCGATCTGTACCGTCAGCGTGACGCCCGCTGCGCCGCAGACCTTTCAGGCGGTGCGGGCCAGCGTCGCGGGCCTGTCGTCCGGTTTTACCGGGCCGCTCACGCTCGACTGGGGCGACGGCAGCAGCACGCCGTTCACGCCCGCGCAGGCGGGAAATATTGCCAAGCCTGCGCCGTACAGCACCTCCGGCACCCGCACCGTCTCGGTGCTGCTGAGCACCCGTCCGCTGTGCACCACCACCGTCTCGGTCAGCACCGCGCCCGTCACCTTCGGCGTGACGCCTTCCAGCGGGCCGGTCACCACCACCTTCGTCGCTGCCTACAGCGGCCTGCCCTTCACCACGCTCTATACCCTGAACTGGGGTGACGGCACCACTCAGCAGATCAGCACGCCGGGATCGGGCAGCAGTTCGCACACCTACGCGGCGCCCGGCATCTACACCGTGACCTTCGGGTCGTTCAGCGCCGCGCCCATGACCGCCATCGTCACGGTCACGGCTCCGGCCCAGGCACCGACCCTGAGCGTGACCCCGGCAAGTGCGGCAGTCGGGCAGACCGTGACGGCGTCGGTGACGGACGCGGCCGGGTACTCGCTCGACTGGGGCGACGGTACTCCCCCGTTTCCACCAACGGCCCGCTCACGCACAGCTACGCGGCAGCAGGCACCTACACCGTGAAGCTGTTCAGTTCGACGGTTCCTGCCGCCGTCCAGGTCGTGACGATCACGCTCCCCGCTCCGACCCTGAGCGTAACGCCGTCCAGCGGTCTGACCGGGTCCACCTTCACGGCGGCACTGGGAAATCTGGTGCAGGGCGTGACGTACACGCTCGACTGGGCCGACGGCACCACGGAGGCGGTCACGGGTAGCGGGAACGTGGCCCGTTCGCATGTGTACACCTCGGCGGGAACCTTCGCGGTCAGGCTGACGGCTCAGGGAACCGCGCCGGTCGTCGGAACCGTGACCGTGACCAACCCCGCTCCGACCCTGAGTGTGACGCCGACCACCGCTGATGTGGGCGCGACCTTTACCGCTGCGCTGGAAAATCTGGTGGCCGGTGTGCCGTACACGCTCGACTGGGGTGACGGCACCACCGAAGCGGTCACGGGCAGCGGCACCACGAGCCGTTTACATGTGTATGCGGCTCCCGGCACCTTCAGTGTCAGAGTCTCGGCGCGGGGAGGCGTGCCCGCAGTCGCTGTGGTGAACGTGACGGTGCCCGCCCCTGCGCTGAACGTGACGCCCGCGAGTGCGGTTCTGGGCGACCCTGTCACCGCCACCGTTTCGGGCACCGTCAAGACCGTGACGTATACCCTCGACTGGGGCGACGGACAGACCGAGGCCCTCAGCGGAGCCGCGAGCTACACCGCCAAGCACACCTATCAGGGCAGTGGCGTCTACGTGGTCAGGGTAACTGCGGCGGGCGTGCCCCCGGTCACGGCGAGCGTGAACATCACCGCTGCCGCGCCCACCCTGAGCGTGCAGCCGTCGCCAGGACTCGTCGGACAGGCGATCACCGCCAGTTTCGGCAACCTGAAGAACCTCCAGAGCTACACCCTGACCTGGGGCGACGCCTCGGCCCCCGAGACGTTTCAGGGCAGCAGTGCCCCGCGCACCCATACCTACACTCAGTCCGGGACCTTCCAGGTACAGCTCGCCACGCCGGGAGCCGCGCCCGCCGTGCAGCCGGAGGTCATCACCTACGGCTGCACGTTGTCGCAGACTTCCGGCACCGTGCAGGCAGGGCAGAGTGCCACCTTCACCCTGAGCGGGCAGGACATCGGGGGCGGCAAGCTCGCGGGCTTCCCGGCGGGCACGCCCTATACGCTCGACTGGGGCGACGGCAGTGCCCCCAGGCCGGTACGTCGGCAGGAACACCCATGCCGCTGACCCATACCTACGGCGTGGTCGGGCCGCTGGTCATCAAGGTCACCCTGGCAGGACAGGCGGCGTGTCTGCTGCCCATCAGCGTCGAACTGCCGCCCGCGTCGCTGAGCGTGGATTCGCAGCGAGCCGGAACGCCCAGCACCATCACCCTCAGCGGTCTGGTGAACAGCGCTGCCCTAACCTACGTGCTGGACTTCGGAGACGGCACGCCCGCACAGCCGGTGACGGCAGCCCAGCCGACGGTGAAGCACGTGTATCAGCAGTCGGGCACCTACCCCGTACAGCTGCGGCTGAACGGACAGGGCGGCAGTTCGCGGGTGCTGGCAGTGGGCGTCGCGGTCATCGTTCCGGCGGTCGGCACGCTCGATGTCGCGAGTGAGGTGCGCTTTGCCGCCAAGCCCGGTCAGCCGCTGCCCACCAGCGGCACGCCTGCACCTGGCAGCGCCGAGATTTCCCAGGGCGTTCAGGCCGCGTCGGTGGTGAAAATCACCGCGCAGGGAGCGGGGAACGTCACGCTGCGCTGGACCTGGACAGCCACCACGCCTGCGCCTGGCAGCGAGGCCGTGACGGTTCTGGATCAGCGGGTGAGTGCGCTGACGGCTGGCCTCAACACCCTGACCGTGCCGCTGCCGACCACCACCCCTGGCCTGTACACCCTGAAGGTCGAGGTGCTGGGCGATCCGGCGGACCCGAAAGCGGCGGTGCCGCTGGTGACGGTGCAGCCCGTGAAGATCGTGGCCGTGCCGCCAAAAGTGCTGGTGGTCGGAACGGGTGAAAATCAGTTCCGCTTTACCGTCACGCAGGTCATCTACCGCGACGACGTGATGAAGATGCCCGGCGGCGGAGCCATCGCTTACAACACGGTTCCGACCCAGTACGATCCGAACAATTTCTGGGCGCTGCTGACACCCGAGCAGCCCATCGTCATCGGCGCGGTGCCAGTACCCCTGACGGTGCAGCTCGCGCAGAAACTCAAGATTTCGCAGGACGGCGACACCGCCACGCTCATCAGCGGCAGCTTCACGGCCCAGACCATGCCCACCGGCACGGGCGGCGGCGGCAACGTGACCACCGTGCTGGGCGGGCTGAACGGCGGCAGCACCCTCACCACCAAGGCCGACACCAAGAGTCCATCCTTCGCGCTTCCGGGGCTGTTTCCGATGCAGCTCAAAATCGGCAGCGTGCAGTTCGGCACGGATGGAGCCTTCATGGTGCATCCGCTCCTCACCTCGCCCGACTACTCGCAGACCCCCGTGACCGACTACCTCAAGGCGCTGCTCAAGAAGTACCTTCAGCAGCAGGCCCCCGGCACCAAGCCCGGCCTCGGCCCCGACGACATGCGCCAGGAGCTTGAAAACGCCATCTTCAGTCCGGCGGTGAACTGGAGCGTGGGAGCGGTGGGAGCAGGCGGTCAGGTGGGTGCCCCGGTGCTGAGTCCGGTGGCGATTCCTGGCGGCAGCGTGCAGGCTCCTGGCACGTCGTCCGGGCTGCTGGCGCTGGGCCGTTCGACGGGTGCAGGCGATCCGCTGCTGGCTCGCCAGGCTGTCAAACGCGTGGCGACCGCCGATCTCGTTCCGACCGGCAGCGGCTTCGGGCGCTACAAAGGCGCAGACCTGCTGGCCGCCGCCGCCGCGAAAGGCGTGCAGACCGATTACGGCGTGACCCTGACGGGCGGCGCGAAGCTGACCGACCAGAGCAGCTCGGCCAGCGGCCAGCGCGTCATCGTCAAAGTCGGGGGCCACGTCGATCTCGTGGCGACGCTGGGCGGCGCAGTGGATGTCGGTGCCCTCGACGTGATTCTGGGCAAAGGGCAGCACGATTTTCTCGATTTCCCCCGGCTGGAACTCGACAACCACGGTTACGTCGCGTCGGCCCGCATGGTCGGCGGCGTGAGTCAGGCGTCGTGGCCCACGCCCTACGGTCTGGCGGGCGGCACCCAGCGGCTCGGCAGCGATTCCGGCGTCAGCGTCGAACTGGCGAACACCGAGGTGCCGATCTACCTCGACCTGAATCCGGTTCTGAGCGTGCAGCCGCAGGGCTACGCACAGCCCGGTGTGGGTTCCAGCGGCACAGCGGGCACGCTGGTAAACGGCACGTTTCAGCCCTCAGGGGGGGCCGCCAAGCTCAGTTCGGCGATCAATGCCTTCCTGACCGGTCCGGTGGCCGACCAGAGCACCCTGCTGCGCCAGACCTACTCGGGTGCGCCGGATCTGGTGAAGGTGCCGGACGTCGGCCCGACGTGGCAGGGGCTGGTGTGGCTGGCCGACAACGTGCAGGCCGACAGCGTGCTGAACGCCGATCCCAAGAACCCCGAGGCTGGAAATCCGGTCAAGTTCAGCGCCCCGCTGAAGGTGGCGGCTCCGATCAGCTTCGGGCTGGGCGGCTGGAACTTCAATATCGACGGCGATCTGGCGCAGGGAGGCGGCAGCGCCAAGATCAACGGCTGGGACTGGAAGACCAGCCATATCACCATTGCGATGGTTCGCAGCAACCTGATCAGAAGCGAGCAGAAAGGTGCGGTGGGGCCGCTGCCCTTTATCGGCGGCAACGTCATCAGCGGGAACATCGTGGGCGACGACGTGACCATCGACGACGCCGCACTGACGCGGGCCTATGGTCCAGACGGCTCATTCACCTCCAGCACCGTCTCTTACAGCGCGGCCAAGGTGGCTGGCAGCAACCAGAAGATCGGCACCTTCAGTTTTGGCGGCACCTTCGACCTGACGCGGGTGGGAAGCGGCCTGAAGCTGACGTGCTCCAGCATGCACATCACGCCCAACCTCGACGCGCTGCCGTACAGCACTTGCAACTACGCCGCGCTGAAGGGGAACCACAACATCGCGGGAACGACCTTCAGCGTGGACAACGCGACGTTGCAGCGGCTGAGCAGCACCGAGGGGAGCCTGACCCTGAGCGGCAGCGCTCTGGTCGGAGACACGGGCGGCAACGGCGCGATCACCGCGCCCAACTCCACCTTCACGCTCCGGGCGAGTGCCGACGACGACAAACTGACGCTCCAGACCGGCACGATCTCGCAGCAGGTACAGAACGGCACCGACAACGGTCTGAATATCAAATTCCCCGGCAAGCAGAGCGACCTGACCGGCGTCGGCATCGCGGCGGTGGGCGCGGGCGTGGCCGGAACTGCCAACAAGGAACTGAATTTCGACAGCGGTGAACTGGCGGTCAGCGACAGCCTGACGATGCAGGTCAAGGGCACCTTCGGGCACGACGGCGGCAAGAGCTATTGGTACGTGCTGGCGAACGGCAAGGTCGATCCGTGCCTGAGCGTCATTCCCAAGACCTTCGAGGTGTGTCAGGTGTACGGCGGCCTAGCCTACAACCTCAACTGGAAGCAGGCAGACGGCTCGCTGGTGCAGTTCTCCAGCCTGACGACGCGCCCGCTCCCCGACAGCGGCCTGCATCTGGCAGTGGGTGTGGTCGGAGACGTGATCGACAAGCAGACGGTGAATCTGGCCGGTGTGGTGGTCATCAATCCACAGGCACTCAGCCTCGATTTCGGCGGCGACCTGTACCTGCTCAAGCCCTACGCCCAGGGTGCGCCTCAGGCCAGATTCGGTGGCACGCTGGGCAAGAGCGGCTTCTTCCTGTCGGCCTGTGTCGGGCCAGCCGCGCCGCTGCCCGGCAGCAAGCTCACCTGTTCGAATCTGCAACCGCTGAGCCTGGTGGATATCCTGAGTATCCAGGGCCGCGCTGACCTGAGCGTGGGGTACGGCGGCAAGACCTACTTCTATCTGGGAACCCACAACGCCCCAATTCAGGCCACCGTCGATCTGAAGCTCGCCAAATTCACGGTCAACGGCTACGTGATGACCGGGCAGCTCGACGGTCAGGGGCTGCCGCCGATTCCGGGGCTGAAACCGGCCACGGGCGTGGCAGCGGGGGCCGCCGTGGATTACGTGTACCACGAGAGCGGCAGTTCCAGCGTCCTGGTCTGCAAGGCCAAGTGGCACTTCGACGCGCACCTGTATTCCAGCGTGGACTCGGTGTACACCGTCTCGCCCTTCCAGCTCGCCGGAGACATGAAACTGGGCGCGAGTGCCTCGGTGGGCGGCTCGCTGTGTGGAGTCGGCGGAAGCGTGGGCGCGGGGATCGACCTGGGTGCCAGCTTCCTGCTGAACAAGGACTACGGCTACGTGGACGGCACCGCCCACGTCAATATCTCGCTGCCGGTGGTGCCCGACGTGGACGCCGACTTCCATGTACATGTGACCGTCTACGGCAAGGAGCCCTGACATGAAGAATGCTGCTCGTTCCTTTCTGCTGGGAGCGCTGACGCTGGGAGCCAGCACCCTGGCACACGCCCAGACGTCTGCAAAGACCGGGCTCGCCACCCTGCCCACACCCACCGGAGCGCTGCTGCGCTGGTCGCTGCCGGGCGGCACGCTGCCGGGCGCGTACCGACTGATCCGTGAAGGAGGCGGGCAGCGTGTCAGCCGCGATCTGCCGGGCATCGTGGACAGGGCCACCGCCATAAAGAACAACTGGCTGAGCGCCGAAGACTACGACGCGCTCAAGGAACTGCTGAGCACGCCGCAGACCGACGCCCGCCAGAAGCTGAGCCTGCAACTTCAGATTCTCGCCAATCCCAACTGGGCCAGAACGCTGAATCTGCTGACCGAAGACAGTGGCCTGAAAGCGGGCGTGACCTACAGCTACCGGGTGCTGGCGGTCCGTGGCAGTACGGCGACCGAGTTCGCTCACGGCAGCGTGACGCCCGGCCCGACGCCCCCTGTGCCCACGCCGTCGGCGCTCAAGGCGACTCCAGGTGTGGGCCGCGCCACGCTGACGTGGCTGCCAGCGGGCGGCCTGACGATGGCCTACCGCGTGTACCGTGGGCAGGGGACGGCGGCGCTGCAACTGCTGTTGCCGTCGCCGTACTTCCCGACCACCGATGCAGCGAAGCCCTCGGCGGCTGTCTCGTTTCAGGACCCCGAGCTGCAGCGGAAGGCGACGTACCGCTATCAGGTCAGCGCCCTCGACCTGTTCGGGCGCGAGGGCGCGAAGACCGAGGTGCTGAGCGTCGATCTGAGATACGGCGAACCGCTGCCCCAGCCGCTTATCAGGGAGGCGGTGAGTCTGGAAGGAGGCAAGGGCATCCGGCTTTCCTGGGACGCTGCCGATGACCCGCGTGTGAACGGCTACGTGCTGCTGCGCGGCGATACCCCGAACGACCTGAAGCCGCTGAAGGAACTGACCGCCACCACCTACACCGACTCGGGCGTGACACCGGCGCAGAAGTATTTCTATGCGCTGGCACTCAGACTCACGTCCGGCTCAGGGCAGGGCAGCGTGTCGGGGGCGGGGCCGGTCACCCAGGGCCGCGCCATCAACAAGACGCCGCCGCCCGCGCCCACCGGCCTCAAGGCGATTCGCAGCGAAGACGGGACGGTCGCGCTGAGCTGGAACGCCAGCCCTGCCCCCGATCTGCTCGGCTACCTGGTGGTGCAGTCGGGTACCCCGGATGCCGCGCTCAGCGACAGTGCCATGCTGACCGGGCAGCCGATCTCCGGCACCCGCATGAACATCGCACTCGACGGCGTGGCGGGCGGCAAATTCAGTTACCGCGTGCTGGCGGTGAATACGACCGGAGTCAATTCGCTGCCGAGCGTGCCCGCCACGGTGACGGTGCCGGGCGCACCCGTGTGGGCCGCGACGCTCAACAGGGCGACGGGCCGCGACAGCGCCATCGAGCTGAAATGGA is a window of Deinococcus sp. KNUC1210 DNA encoding:
- a CDS encoding PKD domain-containing protein, yielding MNEVFHHPPGLRQLLKFWRQLLAVWAMLMGLAAAQPICTVSVTPAAPQTFQAVRASVAGLSSGFTGPLTLDWGDGSSTPFTPAQAGNIAKPAPYSTSGTRTVSVLLSTRPLCTTTVSVSTAPVTFGVTPSSGPVTTTFVAAYSGLPFTTLYTLNWGDGTTQQISTPGSGSSSHTYAAPGIYTVTFGSFSAAPMTAIVTVTAPAQAPTLSVTPASAAVGQTVTASVTDAAGYSLDWGDGTPPFPPTARSRTATRQQAPTP
- a CDS encoding PKD domain-containing protein yields the protein MPLTHTYGVVGPLVIKVTLAGQAACLLPISVELPPASLSVDSQRAGTPSTITLSGLVNSAALTYVLDFGDGTPAQPVTAAQPTVKHVYQQSGTYPVQLRLNGQGGSSRVLAVGVAVIVPAVGTLDVASEVRFAAKPGQPLPTSGTPAPGSAEISQGVQAASVVKITAQGAGNVTLRWTWTATTPAPGSEAVTVLDQRVSALTAGLNTLTVPLPTTTPGLYTLKVEVLGDPADPKAAVPLVTVQPVKIVAVPPKVLVVGTGENQFRFTVTQVIYRDDVMKMPGGGAIAYNTVPTQYDPNNFWALLTPEQPIVIGAVPVPLTVQLAQKLKISQDGDTATLISGSFTAQTMPTGTGGGGNVTTVLGGLNGGSTLTTKADTKSPSFALPGLFPMQLKIGSVQFGTDGAFMVHPLLTSPDYSQTPVTDYLKALLKKYLQQQAPGTKPGLGPDDMRQELENAIFSPAVNWSVGAVGAGGQVGAPVLSPVAIPGGSVQAPGTSSGLLALGRSTGAGDPLLARQAVKRVATADLVPTGSGFGRYKGADLLAAAAAKGVQTDYGVTLTGGAKLTDQSSSASGQRVIVKVGGHVDLVATLGGAVDVGALDVILGKGQHDFLDFPRLELDNHGYVASARMVGGVSQASWPTPYGLAGGTQRLGSDSGVSVELANTEVPIYLDLNPVLSVQPQGYAQPGVGSSGTAGTLVNGTFQPSGGAAKLSSAINAFLTGPVADQSTLLRQTYSGAPDLVKVPDVGPTWQGLVWLADNVQADSVLNADPKNPEAGNPVKFSAPLKVAAPISFGLGGWNFNIDGDLAQGGGSAKINGWDWKTSHITIAMVRSNLIRSEQKGAVGPLPFIGGNVISGNIVGDDVTIDDAALTRAYGPDGSFTSSTVSYSAAKVAGSNQKIGTFSFGGTFDLTRVGSGLKLTCSSMHITPNLDALPYSTCNYAALKGNHNIAGTTFSVDNATLQRLSSTEGSLTLSGSALVGDTGGNGAITAPNSTFTLRASADDDKLTLQTGTISQQVQNGTDNGLNIKFPGKQSDLTGVGIAAVGAGVAGTANKELNFDSGELAVSDSLTMQVKGTFGHDGGKSYWYVLANGKVDPCLSVIPKTFEVCQVYGGLAYNLNWKQADGSLVQFSSLTTRPLPDSGLHLAVGVVGDVIDKQTVNLAGVVVINPQALSLDFGGDLYLLKPYAQGAPQARFGGTLGKSGFFLSACVGPAAPLPGSKLTCSNLQPLSLVDILSIQGRADLSVGYGGKTYFYLGTHNAPIQATVDLKLAKFTVNGYVMTGQLDGQGLPPIPGLKPATGVAAGAAVDYVYHESGSSSVLVCKAKWHFDAHLYSSVDSVYTVSPFQLAGDMKLGASASVGGSLCGVGGSVGAGIDLGASFLLNKDYGYVDGTAHVNISLPVVPDVDADFHVHVTVYGKEP
- a CDS encoding fibronectin type III domain-containing protein, translated to MKNAARSFLLGALTLGASTLAHAQTSAKTGLATLPTPTGALLRWSLPGGTLPGAYRLIREGGGQRVSRDLPGIVDRATAIKNNWLSAEDYDALKELLSTPQTDARQKLSLQLQILANPNWARTLNLLTEDSGLKAGVTYSYRVLAVRGSTATEFAHGSVTPGPTPPVPTPSALKATPGVGRATLTWLPAGGLTMAYRVYRGQGTAALQLLLPSPYFPTTDAAKPSAAVSFQDPELQRKATYRYQVSALDLFGREGAKTEVLSVDLRYGEPLPQPLIREAVSLEGGKGIRLSWDAADDPRVNGYVLLRGDTPNDLKPLKELTATTYTDSGVTPAQKYFYALALRLTSGSGQGSVSGAGPVTQGRAINKTPPPAPTGLKAIRSEDGTVALSWNASPAPDLLGYLVVQSGTPDAALSDSAMLTGQPISGTRMNIALDGVAGGKFSYRVLAVNTTGVNSLPSVPATVTVPGAPVWAATLNRATGRDSAIELKWSYPQDDAGRVQPPAQVEVFRQNPNGELTLIARLPGTTTTYADTHVVPLLPYAYTVAMLSAAGKRSDASNVLAASALYQPNVGAVEGFKAQLNGGTATLSWKPVPDATSYQVFRIRNGTPLLLGTVTALNFTDSGASAGVTYRVVPRAVDGSTGQAAEVVLR